In one window of Streptomyces sp. FXJ1.172 DNA:
- a CDS encoding CGNR zinc finger domain-containing protein, protein MRYVDYIGNLTRLAVEIVNGDDPSELRREMFCQHRIAEPDPEQLGEFLPRLLRAVEAASQGGPLAPVNALLEQHPPLIRVDDHNGEGSPHLHFAPNGENPVHWLGRSCSAALAHVVCGDPAVTIGRCHATDCERFYVDDSRNRTRRFCSNACASRTTVAAYRARRKAGH, encoded by the coding sequence GTGCGTTACGTCGACTACATCGGGAATCTGACCCGGCTTGCGGTCGAGATCGTCAACGGCGACGACCCGAGCGAGCTGCGCCGGGAGATGTTCTGCCAGCACCGGATCGCCGAACCCGACCCCGAGCAGCTCGGCGAGTTCCTGCCCAGGCTGCTCCGCGCGGTGGAGGCCGCATCCCAGGGCGGGCCGCTCGCCCCCGTCAATGCCCTGCTGGAACAGCACCCGCCGCTCATCCGGGTCGACGACCACAACGGCGAAGGCTCACCGCACCTGCACTTCGCTCCCAACGGCGAGAACCCCGTGCACTGGCTCGGACGCAGCTGCTCCGCGGCACTCGCGCACGTCGTCTGCGGCGACCCGGCCGTGACAATCGGCCGCTGCCACGCCACCGACTGCGAGCGCTTCTACGTCGACGACTCCCGCAACCGCACCCGGCGGTTCTGCTCCAACGCCTGCGCCAGCCGGACCACCGTCGCCGCCTACCGCGCCCGCCGCAAGGCTGGACACTGA
- a CDS encoding GNAT family N-acetyltransferase — MAAESVNLRPVDEDDLPLLERFLTEPETAGPFQWYGYTDPRRFRQRWTENRLLGEDGGQLIVTAGDDPLGFVAWRKVVVTASTYCWNMGAQLLPEARGRGFGTRAQLQLVRYLFAHTPVMRIEADTEAENIAEQRALEKTGFTREGVLRGIAFRDGRWRDGVAYSVLRDDPLPADV, encoded by the coding sequence ATGGCTGCCGAATCCGTAAACCTGCGCCCCGTCGACGAGGACGACCTCCCCCTGCTGGAACGCTTCCTCACCGAGCCGGAGACGGCGGGGCCGTTCCAGTGGTACGGCTACACCGACCCGCGGCGGTTCCGGCAGCGCTGGACGGAGAACCGGCTGCTCGGTGAGGACGGCGGCCAGCTCATCGTCACGGCAGGGGACGACCCGCTGGGGTTCGTCGCCTGGCGGAAGGTTGTCGTCACGGCCTCCACCTACTGCTGGAACATGGGCGCCCAGCTGCTGCCCGAGGCCCGCGGCCGGGGCTTCGGCACCCGGGCCCAGCTACAGCTCGTCCGGTACCTCTTCGCCCATACACCCGTGATGCGGATCGAGGCCGACACCGAGGCCGAGAACATCGCCGAGCAGCGGGCTCTGGAGAAGACCGGGTTCACCCGCGAGGGCGTACTGCGGGGCATCGCCTTCCGGGACGGCCGGTGGCGCGACGGCGTCGCCTACAGCGTGCTGCGCGACGACCCGCTGCCCGCCGACGTGTGA
- a CDS encoding LysR family transcriptional regulator yields MDLQQLRYVVAVADTLNFTRAAERCAVVQSSLSHRIAALERELGVRLFARSSRRVELTSAGAAFLVGARECLAAADRAVTDAAAATGVVRGRLAVGVIVTTAAVDVPELLQRYRAQHPDVRVALRSGRSDDLAAAVRDGKLDIAFLGLPEGERPAGVEAVVLDHDAHVLAVSAGHRLARASRVTLAEIAGETFVDFVSGTPARAQSDRAFAAAGLVRDVAYEAGVVELITRLIGRGLGVALLPSAFIRPLAAADPDLALVPVVDGPHRLEYLVWSRFNPSPATRAMLSVLGVRPPHHP; encoded by the coding sequence ATGGACCTCCAGCAGCTGCGGTACGTCGTCGCCGTCGCCGACACCCTGAACTTCACCCGGGCCGCCGAGCGCTGTGCCGTGGTGCAGTCCTCGCTCAGTCACCGGATCGCCGCCCTGGAGCGAGAGCTGGGGGTGCGGCTGTTCGCCCGGTCCAGCCGCCGGGTCGAACTGACCAGCGCGGGCGCGGCGTTCCTGGTCGGCGCGCGGGAGTGTCTGGCCGCCGCCGACCGGGCGGTGACGGACGCGGCGGCCGCGACCGGGGTGGTGCGCGGTCGGCTGGCCGTCGGCGTGATCGTGACCACGGCAGCCGTCGACGTACCGGAGCTGCTCCAGCGCTACCGCGCCCAGCATCCGGACGTGCGGGTGGCCCTGCGCTCGGGGCGCAGCGACGACCTGGCGGCGGCGGTCCGGGACGGCAAGCTGGACATCGCCTTCCTGGGCCTGCCGGAGGGCGAGCGGCCGGCCGGGGTGGAGGCGGTCGTCCTCGATCACGACGCGCACGTCCTGGCGGTGTCGGCCGGGCACCGGCTGGCACGGGCGTCCCGCGTGACGCTGGCGGAGATCGCCGGGGAGACATTCGTGGACTTCGTGTCGGGGACGCCTGCGCGGGCCCAGTCTGACCGGGCGTTCGCCGCCGCGGGGCTGGTCCGCGACGTGGCCTACGAGGCCGGGGTGGTGGAGCTGATCACGCGGCTGATCGGGCGCGGGCTCGGCGTCGCCCTGCTGCCATCGGCGTTCATCCGTCCGCTCGCCGCCGCCGATCCCGACCTGGCCCTGGTCCCGGTCGTGGACGGCCCGCACCGGCTGGAATACCTGGTGTGGAGCCGCTTCAATCCCAGCCCGGCGACCCGGGCGATGCTCAGCGTCCTCGGGGTCAGACCCCCGCACCACCCCTGA
- a CDS encoding EamA family transporter: MHPTHAPHRHRGQAANVALTALAPAAWGTTYAVTTRLLPPGHPLFAGLMRALPAGLLALAITRVLPRGPWWWKTAALGALNIGAMPLLFVGAERLPGGVAGTLGAAQPLLVAALGTALLHERPTAWRLVWGVLGVLGVGLVVLGPRAELDTVGVLAGLGHTATMAAGVVLTKRWGRPEGVGPLALTGWLLTSGGLLMLPLTLGLEGIPGRIDAGATGGYLWLGSMGGLIAYTLWFRGLGRLPVGASAPLVLLSPLVATVIGLAEGESLSLAQLLGFALALTAMLAAQLGPKERKKTVQEGEVHDEDRRARSHRDGRCPGGDRGEGARTPGAGVVPEAGE, from the coding sequence ATGCATCCCACGCACGCCCCGCATCGGCACCGGGGACAGGCGGCGAACGTCGCCCTGACCGCGCTCGCCCCTGCCGCCTGGGGCACCACCTACGCAGTGACCACACGGCTGCTCCCGCCCGGCCATCCGCTGTTCGCCGGGCTGATGCGCGCCCTGCCCGCGGGGCTGCTGGCGCTGGCGATCACCCGGGTGCTGCCGCGCGGGCCGTGGTGGTGGAAGACGGCGGCGCTCGGCGCCCTCAACATCGGCGCCATGCCGCTGCTCTTCGTGGGGGCCGAACGACTGCCCGGCGGGGTCGCGGGCACCCTCGGCGCGGCCCAGCCCCTGTTGGTCGCCGCCCTCGGCACCGCTCTGCTTCACGAGCGGCCCACGGCCTGGCGGCTGGTTTGGGGGGTGCTCGGGGTGCTCGGTGTCGGACTCGTCGTGCTCGGCCCGCGGGCCGAGCTGGACACCGTCGGCGTGCTCGCCGGGCTCGGGCACACGGCGACCATGGCGGCCGGGGTCGTCCTCACCAAGCGCTGGGGACGTCCCGAAGGGGTCGGCCCGCTCGCCCTGACCGGCTGGCTGCTGACCTCCGGCGGGCTGCTGATGCTCCCGCTCACGCTCGGCCTCGAAGGGATACCGGGGCGGATCGACGCGGGCGCGACCGGCGGTTATCTCTGGCTCGGCAGCATGGGCGGGCTGATCGCGTACACCCTGTGGTTCCGCGGGCTCGGCCGTCTCCCGGTCGGTGCGTCCGCACCGCTGGTGCTGCTGTCCCCGCTGGTCGCGACGGTCATCGGGCTCGCCGAGGGGGAGTCGCTGAGCCTGGCGCAGTTGCTCGGCTTCGCCCTGGCCCTGACCGCGATGCTGGCCGCCCAACTCGGACCCAAGGAACGGAAGAAGACCGTGCAGGAAGGAGAGGTACATGATGAAGATCGCCGTGCTCGGAGCCACCGGGATGGTCGGTGCCCGGGTGGTGACCGAGGCGAGGGCGCGCGGACACCGGGTGCTGGCGTTGTCCCGGAAGCCGGCGAGTGA
- a CDS encoding NAD(P)-dependent oxidoreductase — MKIAVLGATGMVGARVVTEARARGHRVLALSRKPASEDPGVTPVAVDAQDAAAVREALAGSAAEAVVLAVRTYPADEVFLVGATRTVLDAAAGLGIRVLVVGGAGALRSPADRELPVAENPAYVPPEYRAVAAAGVAQLHACRAHAGADWVYLSPPALLQPGDRSGRYRRGTDTLLVDADGRSYVSAEDLAVAILDELENPGPERHFTVAEAPPA; from the coding sequence ATGAAGATCGCCGTGCTCGGAGCCACCGGGATGGTCGGTGCCCGGGTGGTGACCGAGGCGAGGGCGCGCGGACACCGGGTGCTGGCGTTGTCCCGGAAGCCGGCGAGTGAGGACCCGGGCGTGACACCGGTCGCCGTCGACGCGCAGGACGCGGCCGCCGTACGGGAGGCACTTGCCGGGTCGGCCGCCGAGGCCGTCGTCCTGGCCGTGCGGACGTACCCGGCCGACGAGGTCTTCCTGGTCGGCGCCACCCGGACGGTGCTGGACGCCGCCGCGGGGCTCGGGATCCGGGTGCTCGTGGTCGGCGGGGCCGGGGCGCTGCGCAGTCCCGCCGACCGGGAGCTGCCGGTCGCGGAGAACCCCGCGTACGTGCCCCCCGAGTACCGAGCGGTGGCCGCCGCCGGTGTGGCCCAGCTGCACGCCTGCCGCGCCCATGCCGGTGCCGACTGGGTGTACCTGAGCCCGCCGGCCCTGCTGCAACCCGGCGACCGCAGCGGCCGTTACCGGCGCGGCACCGACACCTTGCTCGTCGATGCCGACGGGCGGTCGTACGTCAGCGCCGAGGACCTGGCGGTCGCCATACTGGACGAGCTGGAAAACCCGGGCCCCGAGCGGCACTTCACAGTTGCCGAGGCACCTCCCGCCTAG
- a CDS encoding helix-turn-helix domain-containing protein, protein MDTLELLAHPVRLRIVHAMRGGRMLTTSQLCALVPDVSKAMVYRHVDLLSGGGILEVAEERRVRGAVERVFRLRQDRAVIDADTVKSLSLDDHRGAFAIALAVLAAEFNAYLGQDHADPAADLVGYRQHAVWLSRDELHELIGELRSAIAPRLANQPAGDRARYLLSPILFPIEEPPRDSATA, encoded by the coding sequence ATGGACACGTTGGAACTCCTGGCGCACCCGGTGCGCCTGCGGATCGTGCACGCCATGCGTGGCGGGCGGATGCTGACCACGTCCCAGTTGTGCGCGCTGGTGCCGGACGTGTCGAAGGCGATGGTCTACCGGCATGTCGACCTGCTCTCCGGGGGCGGAATCCTCGAAGTGGCCGAGGAGCGGCGGGTGCGGGGTGCGGTGGAACGGGTCTTCCGCCTGCGCCAGGACCGGGCGGTCATCGACGCCGACACCGTCAAGTCGCTCTCGCTCGACGATCACCGTGGCGCGTTCGCCATCGCGCTCGCCGTGCTGGCCGCCGAGTTCAATGCGTACCTCGGACAAGACCACGCCGACCCGGCCGCGGATCTTGTCGGCTACCGGCAGCACGCTGTCTGGCTCAGCCGCGACGAACTTCATGAGCTGATCGGTGAGTTGCGCAGCGCGATCGCCCCCCGGCTGGCCAACCAGCCCGCAGGCGACCGCGCGCGGTACTTGCTCAGCCCGATCCTCTTTCCGATCGAGGAACCGCCCAGAGACTCGGCCACCGCCTGA
- a CDS encoding low temperature requirement protein A yields MTKRKGHRLWHPPRVPGEQPQQRVVGHLELFYDQVVVVLVGQAAHHLAGHLTWSGVGEFAAVFALVWIAWLNGTVHHELHGREDVRGRVLFLVQILVLVPLGAFIPKAGGENGVKFAVDAGILFAVLAVIWMLAARRNPPAWHVPSRLYVTLTAGRAVVLFASAFLPPGARLLVWGLLAAASLVEIAVVIALFPHGQTEVLCFTDALRERFGLLIIIVLGEVLTGVVTGLSDEPISALNLTVAIVAVLVGFGAWWTYFDFAGHYRPRRTRVVTLQWMFTHLPLTRTVAAMGAAIVSLVEHAHDRRTPAATAWVLCPGVAIVLSLTMLLVTGLEVWHRDRERYLPAVRTCLAMALAALALGPARPAPLVLAVVLVVLLAIPWAVAVTRRMALDDETTTP; encoded by the coding sequence ATGACCAAGCGCAAGGGCCACCGGCTGTGGCATCCACCGCGCGTGCCCGGGGAGCAGCCGCAGCAACGTGTGGTCGGCCACCTGGAACTCTTCTACGACCAGGTCGTCGTCGTGTTGGTGGGACAGGCCGCCCACCATCTGGCCGGGCATCTCACGTGGTCCGGGGTGGGCGAGTTCGCCGCGGTGTTCGCCCTGGTGTGGATCGCTTGGCTCAACGGCACCGTCCACCACGAGCTGCACGGCCGCGAGGACGTGCGGGGCCGCGTCCTGTTCCTGGTGCAGATCCTCGTCCTGGTCCCGCTGGGGGCGTTCATCCCCAAGGCAGGCGGGGAGAACGGAGTCAAGTTCGCCGTCGACGCGGGGATCCTGTTCGCCGTACTGGCCGTCATCTGGATGCTGGCGGCACGCCGCAACCCCCCGGCGTGGCACGTGCCCAGCCGGTTGTACGTGACCTTGACGGCCGGGCGCGCGGTCGTTCTCTTCGCGAGTGCCTTCCTTCCACCCGGCGCCCGGCTGCTTGTCTGGGGGCTGCTGGCGGCCGCGTCCCTGGTCGAAATCGCGGTCGTGATCGCCCTGTTCCCGCACGGTCAGACGGAGGTTCTGTGCTTCACCGACGCGCTCAGGGAACGGTTCGGGCTGCTCATCATTATCGTGCTCGGTGAGGTGCTCACGGGCGTGGTGACCGGGCTGTCCGACGAACCGATCAGCGCTCTGAACCTGACGGTCGCGATAGTGGCCGTCCTGGTCGGATTCGGCGCGTGGTGGACGTATTTCGATTTCGCCGGGCACTATCGGCCCAGGCGTACCCGCGTGGTGACCCTCCAGTGGATGTTCACGCATCTGCCGCTCACGCGGACGGTGGCCGCCATGGGGGCTGCGATCGTCAGCCTGGTCGAGCACGCACACGACCGCCGTACCCCAGCCGCGACGGCCTGGGTACTGTGCCCGGGCGTCGCGATCGTGCTGTCGCTCACGATGCTCCTCGTGACCGGCCTGGAGGTCTGGCACCGGGACCGCGAGCGGTACCTGCCGGCCGTCCGCACCTGCCTCGCCATGGCACTCGCCGCCCTGGCCCTCGGCCCGGCACGCCCGGCGCCGCTGGTTCTCGCCGTCGTACTCGTCGTCCTTCTCGCCATTCCCTGGGCCGTTGCCGTGACACGCCGTATGGCCTTGGACGACGAAACGACCACGCCATGA
- a CDS encoding tyrosine-type recombinase/integrase, with amino-acid sequence MGCIRRQRDGKPIVGDSQQVLARDAVCLLDVPTHKTGTAFTEPVDPILGQAVDAWQAVRPDQPKFTDRRTGELVDPLFAVRARRVSTSYINNTIIPMLCRKAGVPAADVRGNITSHRARSTIASQLYNAKEPMTLFELQAWLGHRSPQSTQYYAKITANTLSKAYSEAGYFERNVRTIEALVDRDAVASGAAAVGELRPARRVHPPARRPRH; translated from the coding sequence GTGGGCTGCATCCGCAGGCAGCGCGACGGGAAACCGATCGTCGGCGACTCGCAGCAGGTCCTGGCCCGCGACGCGGTTTGCCTGCTCGACGTCCCCACCCATAAGACCGGCACCGCCTTCACCGAACCGGTCGACCCGATCCTCGGCCAGGCCGTCGACGCCTGGCAGGCCGTCCGCCCCGACCAGCCGAAGTTCACCGACCGACGCACCGGCGAGCTGGTCGACCCGCTGTTCGCCGTCCGGGCCCGCCGCGTCTCCACCAGCTACATCAACAACACCATCATCCCGATGCTGTGTCGCAAGGCCGGAGTCCCGGCCGCTGACGTCCGCGGCAACATCACTAGCCACCGCGCCCGGTCCACCATCGCCAGCCAGCTCTACAACGCCAAAGAACCGATGACCCTGTTCGAGCTGCAGGCCTGGCTAGGACACCGATCCCCGCAATCCACCCAGTACTACGCGAAGATCACAGCCAACACTCTGTCCAAGGCCTACTCCGAAGCCGGCTACTTCGAGCGCAACGTGCGCACCATCGAGGCCCTGGTCGATCGCGACGCCGTCGCCTCCGGCGCCGCCGCGGTCGGTGAACTACGTCCGGCTCGCCGCGTCCATCCTCCAGCCCGTCGTCCCCGACACTGA
- a CDS encoding CGNR zinc finger domain-containing protein: MTTTGHPASAAGAEQGEPLAVEFANTLFRSRGRLRDGIAATDQLAAWLQGHATALGLGNGGPLADVELTDTQTADFLALRDAIRSLIRAATENDQARDEDLAHLNACAAAAPYWVQLSFGKDGFTTNVATDRPPVPAALAALASSAAALLAGPGRHDLRACHAPGCMMFFLKDHPRREWCSAGCGNRARAARHYLRHRER, encoded by the coding sequence ATGACGACTACAGGACATCCGGCGTCGGCTGCTGGTGCCGAACAGGGCGAGCCGCTGGCCGTGGAGTTCGCGAACACGCTGTTCCGCTCGCGCGGCCGACTGCGGGACGGCATCGCCGCGACGGATCAGCTGGCCGCGTGGCTGCAAGGCCACGCAACGGCGCTCGGCCTCGGCAACGGCGGACCGCTGGCCGACGTCGAACTGACGGATACCCAGACCGCCGACTTCTTGGCGCTACGTGACGCCATCCGGAGCCTGATCAGGGCGGCGACAGAGAACGACCAGGCGCGCGACGAAGACCTCGCCCACCTGAACGCCTGCGCGGCCGCGGCGCCCTACTGGGTGCAACTCAGCTTCGGAAAGGACGGCTTCACGACCAACGTTGCGACGGACCGCCCGCCCGTCCCAGCTGCGCTCGCGGCATTGGCCAGCAGCGCCGCCGCCTTGCTGGCAGGCCCGGGGCGCCACGACTTGCGGGCCTGTCACGCACCGGGCTGCATGATGTTCTTCCTCAAGGACCATCCGCGCCGCGAATGGTGCTCCGCTGGATGCGGCAACCGCGCCCGCGCCGCACGGCACTACCTGCGCCACCGCGAGCGCTGA
- a CDS encoding MFS transporter, translated as MPTTHPAPHPSADATTTAPRTLWRNADFLKFWSGETLSLFGSQVTNLALPLTAVLVFHATSTEVGLLRFLQLVPYLGLAMVFGVWVDRARRKRVMLLANGARMALIGLIPLLSTAHLLTLPALLALACAIGVFSVLFDVSWMSFVPTLVRHRDRYLEANQKLGTTSSAAEVAGPGLAGALVGALTAPIALIADAASYLVSLATLLWIRTPEPRPERPDPTRAQGRRHLGREMREGLHWVFGDKVLRPLAFIAPFCNFSMVTIWTMFLLYAVRVQGLTATQVGMVFSASSLGGLLGAALSRWLIDRFRLGILYAVAMSAIFTGPLLIPLATGSKATVIGFFVLSFFISYLGLGVANVVMVSLRQALTPTALMGRMNAAFRTVLFGGGSLGGLGGGLIAGALGLRTGITVLTVASAAMVVPVLLSPVSRLRNLPQRTADES; from the coding sequence ATGCCAACCACACACCCCGCACCCCACCCGAGTGCGGACGCGACGACCACAGCCCCGCGAACGCTCTGGCGCAACGCGGACTTCTTGAAGTTCTGGTCGGGAGAAACCCTCTCGCTGTTCGGGAGTCAGGTGACCAACCTGGCCCTGCCACTCACCGCGGTGCTGGTCTTCCATGCCACCTCCACCGAGGTCGGTCTGCTGCGCTTCCTGCAGTTGGTGCCCTACCTCGGGCTCGCCATGGTCTTCGGCGTCTGGGTCGACCGGGCCCGCCGCAAGCGGGTGATGCTCCTGGCCAACGGCGCGCGAATGGCCCTGATCGGCCTGATCCCGCTGCTGTCCACCGCGCACCTCCTGACCCTCCCAGCCCTGCTCGCGCTGGCCTGCGCGATCGGCGTCTTCTCGGTGCTCTTCGACGTGAGCTGGATGTCCTTCGTGCCCACGCTGGTCCGCCACCGCGACCGCTACCTGGAGGCGAACCAAAAACTGGGCACGACCTCCTCGGCCGCCGAGGTCGCCGGTCCCGGACTCGCCGGCGCACTCGTCGGCGCCCTGACCGCGCCGATCGCCCTGATCGCGGACGCCGCCTCGTACCTGGTGTCCCTGGCCACCCTGCTGTGGATCCGCACGCCCGAGCCGCGGCCCGAGCGTCCCGATCCGACCCGAGCGCAGGGCAGGCGGCACCTCGGCAGGGAGATGCGCGAGGGACTGCACTGGGTCTTCGGCGACAAGGTGCTGCGGCCCCTTGCGTTCATCGCACCGTTCTGCAACTTCTCGATGGTCACCATCTGGACCATGTTCCTGCTCTACGCAGTCCGGGTGCAGGGGCTGACGGCCACCCAGGTCGGCATGGTCTTCTCCGCCTCCAGCCTAGGAGGGCTGCTCGGGGCGGCACTGTCCCGTTGGCTGATCGACCGCTTCCGCCTCGGGATCCTGTACGCCGTCGCCATGTCGGCGATCTTCACCGGCCCGCTGCTTATCCCGCTGGCCACGGGGTCCAAGGCCACGGTGATCGGGTTCTTCGTCCTGTCGTTCTTCATCAGCTACCTGGGCCTCGGGGTGGCCAATGTGGTCATGGTGAGCCTGCGACAGGCGCTGACCCCGACCGCTCTCATGGGCCGGATGAACGCCGCCTTCCGGACCGTGCTGTTCGGCGGCGGCTCCCTGGGCGGCCTCGGCGGCGGGCTGATCGCCGGCGCACTGGGCCTGCGCACCGGCATCACAGTGCTGACCGTTGCCTCGGCGGCGATGGTGGTCCCGGTCCTGCTCTCCCCGGTCAGTAGGCTGCGGAACCTGCCGCAGCGGACCGCCGACGAAAGCTGA